CTCCACCAAGTTCGTCGCCAAGCTCGCCAGCACGCGCTGCAAGCCGGACGGCCTCCTCGTCATCCCGGCCGCCGAGACCCTGCCGTTCCTGCACGCGCTGCCGGTCGGCGCGCTCTGGGGCGTCGGGAGGACCACCGAGGAGTCCCTCCTCCGCCGCGGGCTGCGCACGGTCGCGGACATCGCGGACACGCCCCTGCCCGCGCTGCAGTCGATGCTCGGCGAGTCCGCGGGCGCGCGCCTGCACGACCTCTCGTGGGGGCGCGACCCGCGACGGGTGAGCACCCACCGCGAGGAGAAGAGCATGGGGCACGAGAACACGTTCCACGACGACGTGACCGACCCGGAGATCGTGCGGCGCGAGCTCCTCGGCCAGGCCACGCGCGTCGCCGAGCGGCTCCGGCGCGCGGGCCTCACGGCGCGCACGGTCTCGCTCAAGCTCCGCTACTCCGACTTCCGCACCATCACGCGCTCGAGAACGCTCTCCGAGCCCACCGACGTCGCGCGCCGCATATACGACGAGATCCGCGACGTGTACGAGCAGGTCGCGCGCCCCGGCGACCGGGTCCGCCTCGTGGGCGTGCGCGCCGAGCAGCTCGACGACGCCGACAACCGCGCCGTGGCCCTGTGGGACGCCGACGAGGGCTGGCGCGAGGCCGAGCGCACAGTCGACCAGGCGGCGGAGCGCTTCGGCCGCGGGGCCATCGGTCCGGCGTCGCTGCTGCGGAAGCCGGGGGCGAAGCGGGCCACCGTGTCGGATCCGCGCTCCGAGGCCGCCACGCGGGGTACTGTCCGGGGGCATCCCCCCGACTGACGAGGACCCCATGACCGATCCCGCCGCGCCCGCACCCGACGACCAGCCCGCAGCTCCGGCGGCTCCGGCTCCCGCTCCGGCGACCCCGGCACCGCCCGTGCAGCCGCACCCCGCCGCATACGCCCCGGCTGCCGCGCCCTACGGCCTCGCGCCCGCCCCGGTGCCGCCCGCCCCGGCCGCGGTCGCCTGGGGTCAGCCCGTCTACGCCGCCGCTCCGCCGAAGGGCATGAGCCTCACGTCGATGATCCTGGGGCTCGTCTCGGTCCTCTTCTTCTGGACGTTCCTCTGCCCGCTCATCGGGCTGGTCTTCGGCATCGTCGGCATCCGCCGGGAGCCGGCCGGTCGCGGCTTCGCCATCACCGGCCTCGTCCTCAACGGACTGCTGCTGCTCATCCCCGTCGCCGTCGTCCTCTCGATCGTCGTCGCGGGCGGCGCGATCTTCGGCCTCGCCGCCACCACGCCGCGCTGACGGTCGTCGCCGGCGCCGCGCTCCTCGACCGGCGCGGCTACGGCCGGCCCATGCCCCGGTAGCGCCACCCGGCGGCGCGCCAGGCGACGGGATCGAGGCAGTTGCGGCCGTCGACGATCACGGGCGTGGCCACGACGGCCTTCAGCTCGGCCGGGTCGATGGCGCGGTACTGCTTCCACTCCGTGAGCACCATGACGGCGTCCGCGTCGCGCGCCGCCTCCTGCCAGGTGTCGACGTACGTGAGCTCCGGGAACCGGCGGCGCGAGTTCTCGTTGGCGTAGGGATCCGTCGCCAGCACGCGCGCGCCCTGCAGCTGGAGCTGCGCGGAGATGCTGAGGGCGGGGGAGTCGCGCACGTCGTCGGACTCGGGCTTGAACGCGAGGCCCAGCACGGCGATGTTGCGGCCGAGCAGGGATCCGCCGCACACCTCGCGCGCCACGTCCACCGCGCGCACGCGGCGGCGCATGTTGATGGAGTCGACCTCGCGCAGGAACGTGAGCGCCTGGTCGGCGCCCAGCTCGCCGGCCCGCGCCATGAACGCGCGGATGTCCTTGGGCAGGCAGCCGCCGCCGAAGCCGATGCCGGCGTTGAGGAAGCGCCGCCCGATGCGGTCGTCGTAGCCGATGGCGTCCGCGAGCTGCGTGACGTCGGCGCCCGTCGCCTCGCACACCTCGGCCATGGCGTTGATGAAGGAGATCTTGGTCGCGAGGAACGCGTTCGCCGACACCTTCACGAGCTCGGCGGTCTCGTAGTCGGTGGTGACCCGGGCGGTGCCCGTGGCGAGGGCCGTGGCGTAGACCTCGTCGAGCGCCGCGCGGGCGGCCTCGCCGGCGTCGCCCGCGGGCAGGCCGTAGACGAAGCGGTCGGGCGTCAGCGTGTCGACGATGGCGAAGCCCTCGCGGAGGAACTCGGGGTTCCACATGAGGATCGCGCCGGGCACCCGCGCGTGGACGCGGTCGGCGAGACGGCGCGCGGTGCCGACGGGCACGGTGGACTTGCCCGCGACGACGTCGCCGTCGGCGAGGTGGGGGATGAGCGCGTCGATCGCGGCGTCGACGTACGTGAGGTCGGCGGCGTTCTCGCCGCGGCGCTGCGGCGTCCCCACGGCGACGAAGTGGACGCGGGCCCCGGCGGCCTCGGCGATGTCCGTCGTGAAGCGGAGGCGGCCCGTGGCGAGCTGCTCGGTGAGCAGCTCCGGCAGGCCGGGCTCGAAGAACGGCGCCACGCCGGACTGCAGGGCCGCGATCTTGGCGGCGTCGACGTCGACGGCGACGACCTCGTGGCCGAGCCGGCTCATGCTCGCCGCGTGGACGGCGCCGAGGTAACCGCAGCCGATGACAGAAATGCGCACGAGTGTCCGTTCCCTGGAGTTGTAGCCCTTGGCTGCACATGCGGGAACATCGTCGGCGTGCCCCCCAGCCCCGGCCAGATCGAACCTAGCACGCACGATCGACGACGAAGGGCGGGGCCCGGCGGACGCTCGCGCGCCGTGCCGGACCCCGCCCCGGGTGCCGCGGATCAGGCCAGCAGGGCCTCCGCGGAGTCGGCCACCGGGCCGAGGATCGCGGCGGTGCGCGCCGGCAGGACGACCTCGTCGTCCCCGAGCGCCACGCCGGACGCGGTCGCCAGCAGCAGCGCGGGACGCTCGCCCACGACGGGCACGCGCCGCTCCTCGTCGGACAGGTTGACGACGATCGACAGCTCGCCGCGGTCCATGACGAGCAGGCGCGCCTCCTCGTGGACCTCGACCTCGACCTCGGCGAACCGGGGGTCGGTGAGGTCGGGGTGGGCGCGACGCAGGCGGATCAGCTCGGAGTAGAGCGCGAACAGCCGCGCGTGCTGCGAGTCGCCGCCCGCGGTGCCGTACAGCTCCGACCAGTCGAGCTTCGAGTCCTGGAACGTCGAGAGGTCCTGGGGGTTCGGCACGACGGATTCGTCCCAGCCCATCTTCGCGAACTCCTCGATGCGGCCCTTCGCCGTCGCCTCGCCGAGGTCGTGCTCCGGGTGCGAGGTGAAGAACTGCCACGGCGTGGTCGCGCCCCACTCCTCGCCCATGAAGAGCATCGGGGTGAAGGGCGACGTGAGCGTGAGCACCGCGGCCAGCGCGAGGCCGCCCTCGTCGAGCGTCGCGGTGAGGCGGTCGCCCGTCGCGCGGTTGCCGATCTGGTCGTGGTTCTGGTTCGCGACCACGAGGCGGTGGGCGGGGATCCGCTCGAGGTCGAGCGGACGCCCGTGCACGCGGCCGCGGAACGACGACCAGGTGCCGTCGTGGAAGAAGCCGCGCGTGATGACCTTGGCGAGCGCCCCGAGCGACGCGAAGTCCTCGTAGTAGCCCGTCGTCTCGCCCGTGAGCGCGACGTGGACCGCGTGGTGGAAGTCGTCGCTCCACTGCGCGTCGAGCCCGTAGCCGTGCGCCTCGCGCGACGTGATGAGCTCCGGGTCGTTGAGGTCGGACTCCGCGATGAGCGTGAGCGGGCGGCCGACGTGCGCGGAGAGGACGTCCACCTGCACCGCCAGCTCCTCGAGGAGGTGCGTCGCGGTGTGGTCGACGAGCGCGTGCACGGCGTCGAGGCGCAGCGCGTCGACGTGGTAGTCGCCGAGCCACATGAGCGCGTTGTCGATGATGTACTCGCGCACGGGACCGGAGTCCTCGCCGTCGAGGTTGAGGCTGGATCCCCACGTGTTCGCCGACGCCTCGTGGAGGTACGGGCCGAACTCGGGCAGGTAGTTGCCGGAGGGGCCGAGGTGGTTGTAGACGACGTCCTGCACGACGCCGAGGCCGCGCGCGTGGCACGCGTCGACGAAGCGCTGGTACGCCTCCGGTCCGCCGTAGGTCTCCTGCACGGCGTACCAGAGGACGCCGTCGTAGCCCCAGTTGTGCGTCCCGTTGAAGCCGTTGACCGGCAGGACCTCCACGAGGTCGACGCCGAGCGCGACCAGGTGGTCGAGCCGGTCGATGGCGGAGTCGAGCGTGCCCTCGGGCGTGAAGGTGCCGATGTGCATCTCGTAGATGACGGCGCCGGCGAGCTGGCGGCCCGTCCAGGCCTGGTCGGTCCACGCGAAGGACGACGGGTCGTAGGTGCGCGAGCGGCCGTGGACGCCCTCGGGCTGGCGACGCGAACGCGGGTCCGGCAGCGGGGTGTCGGAGTCGTCCACGAGGTAGCCGTAGTCGAGGTCGCCCGAGGGGAGGGCCTCGGCGCGCTCGGCGTCGAGGGTCCACCAGCCGTCGCCCGTGGGGGAGAGCGGCAGGCGCTCGTCGCCCACGGACAGGGCGAGGGTGCGGGCCTTCGGGGCCCAGATGTCGAAGCGGTCGTCGGTCATTCTCAGCTCCCGGGGGTGATGTCGGCGGCGGTGGAGGCGGGCGCGAGGATCGCGACCGGGTAGTCGGCGAGGAGGGCCGCGACGGACACGCGTCCGCCGTCGACGCGGCGTCCGCTGACGTGGTCGACGAGCTCGCCCTCGGGCAGCGTCAGGGACGTGCTGCCCCACCCGCCGCCGGTCTCGAGGCCGACGGGGAGGCGGGTCGCGACCGTGATCGCACCGCCCCGGTCGAAGGCGATCACGTGCGACGCGGCGTCGCCGGTCGCGCGCACGGGCTCGTAGCCGGTGAACAGCTCCGGGTGGTCGCGGCGGAGGCGGAGCGCCCGCGCGGTGACCAGGAGCTTCGCGGCGCCGGTCTCGTCGATCGCGGGCTCGGCGCCCGTGAGCACGGCGTCGAGGGCCGCGCGGCGCATGCCGAAGTCGACCTCGCGGCGGTTGTCGGGATCCACGAGGCTCGTCTCCCACAGCTCGCTGCCCTGGTAGACGTCGGGCATGCCGGGGGCGGTGAGCTGGATGGCCTTCGCCGCCAGCGCGTTCGACCAGCCCGGGCCGGAGAGCCGGTCGTACAGCCCGCCGACGATCGTGCGCGCGCGCGGGTCGTCGAACGCCGCGTCGACGAGCGCGTGCATGCGCTCCTCGAAGGCCTCGTCGGGGGCGGTCCACGTGGTGGAGTCGCCGGCCTCGCGGGACGCCTTCTCGGCGTACGCGTGCAGGCGCTCGCGCGAGGCGGGCCAGGTGCCGACGAGCGTCTGCCAGAGCAGGTTCTCGAACGGGCCGTCGCCGGTGGGCGCGACCTCGCGCAGCTGGCCGAGCGCGTCGCGCCAGGCCTCGGGCGTCTCGGAGAGCACGTCGATGCGGGCGCGCACGTCCTCGCCGCGCTTCGTGTCGTGCGTCGAGAGCGTCGTCATCGCGTGCGGCGCGATGCGCTGGCGCTCCTGCTGGCGCGCGTGGAAGTCGTCGACATCGATCGCGAAGATCGACGGGTCGGCGCCGACCTCGTTGAGCGAGACGAGGCGCGAGTAGCGGTAGAACGCCGTGTCCTCGACGCCCTTGGCCATCACCATGCCGCTCGTCTGCTGGAAGCGCTGGGCGACGAGCGTCGTCGGGTCGGACAGCTGCGGCATGAGCGCGTCGACGGTCGCGACGAGGTCGGGCCGGCTGCGGCGGGCGGCGTCGGCGGCCTGCTCGAGGTGCTCGATCCCGCCGGGCAGGTAGCTGCGGTAGACGGGGAAGGTGGCGAGCAGCTCGGCGATGGCGTCGGCGGCGTCCGCGGGCGCGTCCTCCACGAGGCGCTCGAGGCGGAGGACCTCGCTGCGGAGGATCCCGTCGGCGATGCCGCGCTTCGTGCCGCGGATCATGTCGGCCCAGCTGGTGAGCTCGCCCTGCGGCAGGCCGCGGAGCGACGCGTCGAGGTGGTCGAGCTCGACCTGGCCGTCGGGGTCGACGAGCACGCGGTCGATCTCGGCGAGCGCGTCGTACCCGGTGGTGCCTGCGGTGGCCCAGTCGGTGGGCAGCGTCTCGCCGGGCTCGAGGATCTTCTCCACGAGCACGTACGCGCCACCCGTGATCCGCGCGAGGTCGTCGAGGTAGCCCTTGGGGTCGAGCAGCCCGTCCGGGTGGTCGACGCGCAGGCCGTCCGCGAGGCCCTCGCGGAACCAGCGCGAGATCTCCTGGTGCGACTCCTCGAAGACGCGCGGCAGCTCGACGCGGATGCCCGCGAGCGTGTTGACCGCGAAGAACCGGCGGTAGTTGAGCTCGGCGTCGGCGCGGCGCCAGTTGACGAGCTCGTAGGACTGGCGCTCGTGCACCGCGCGGGCGTCCGCGTCGTCCTCGGCCGTGCCGGGCGCGACGGGGAACCGCTGGTCGTAGTAGCGGAGCTCGACCGTGCCGTCGTCGCCGCGGACGAGCTGCAGCTCGTCGAGCTCCGACTCGCCGTCGCCGAGCACCGGGATCCGCACCTTGCCGCGGCCGAAGTCCCAGTCGATGTCGAAGGCGTCCGCGTAGCGGCTCGCGGTGCCGTGCGTGAGGAGGTCCCACCACCACAGGCTCTCGACGGGCGTGGCGACGCCCACGTGGTTCGGGACGATGTCGACGAGCACGCCCATGCCCAGCTCGTGCGCCCGGTCGGCGACGGCCTTCAGGCCCGCGGCCCCGCCGCGCGTCGGGTCGACCTGCGAGTGGTCGACGACGTCGTAGCCGTGGTCGGATCCGGGCTCGGCCGTGAGGATCGGGCTGAGGTACACCCAGTCCGCGCCGAGGTCCTTCACGTAGGGCAGCTGCTCGGCGACGGCGGCGAGGTCGAACGACTCCCGCACCTGGAACCGGTAGGTGGAGATGGGGGTTCTCAACTGATGTCGCTCCTTGGATCTGCGGCGGGCCGGTCGGCCTGCGAGTGGGTGAGGACGGCGAGGCTCGCCGCGACCGAGTGGTCGGGCTCCACCTCGGGCTCGGTGTAGGCGCGCAGCACCACGAGCGCCTTGGCCGCCACATCCACGACGCTACTCGCGCGGAGGGCCGTCGAGTCGGCTCCGACGCCCGCGGTGTCGATCACGGTCTCCCACGCGTCCGCGTACTCGTCCGACGGCAGCGTGAAGGACACCGGCTCGTCGTGCGCGTTGAAGTAGAGGAGGAAGTGGGTGTCGTAGATGTCCTCGCCGCGGCGGTCGCGCCCGCGGATCCCGTTGCCGTTGAGGAACATGCCGATCGCCCGGAGGCCGGACTCCCAGTCGTCGTCGACCATCGGCGTCGCGTCGGCGTCGAGCCAGACGATGTCGGGCAGCGGCTCGCCCTCGCCGCGGCGCACGGGCCGGCCGTCGAAGAAGCGGCCGCGCCGGAAGGTCGGGTGCTCCTTGCGCAGGCGCACCACGCTGGCGGTGAACTCCGCGAGCGGCTGGTCGGCCTGGTCCCAGTGCACCCAGCTGATCTCGTTGTCCTGCGCGTAGGTGTTGTTGTTGCCCTGCTGGGTGCGGCCGAGCTCGTCGCCGTGCAGGATCATCGGCACGCCCTGCGACAGGATCATCGTCGCGAGCATGTTGCGCTGCTGGCGCCCGCGCAGGGTGGCGATCCGCGGGTCGTCGGTCGGCCCCTCCACGCCCATGTTCCAGGAGCGGTTGTGGCTCTCGCCGTCGTTGTTGTCCTCGCCGTTGGCCTCGTTGTGCTTCTCGTTGTACGAGACCAGGTCGGCGATGGTGAAGCCGTCGTGCGCGGTGATGAAGTTGATCGACGCGACCGGGCGGCGGCCGGAGTGCTCGTAGAGGTCGGCCGAGCCCGTGATCCGCGCCGCGAACTCCCCGAGGGACGACGCCTCGCCGCGCCAGAAGTCGCGCACGGTGTCGCGGTACTTGCCGTTCCACTCGGTCCACTGGGGCGGGAAGTTGCCCACCTGGTACCCGCCGGGGCCGACGTCCCACGGCTCCGCGATGAGCTTGACCTGCGACACCACCGGGTCCTGCTGCACGAGCTCGAAGAAGGTCGCGAGCTTGTCGACGTCGTAGAACTCGCGCGCGAGCGCCGACGCGAGGTCGAAGCGGAAGCCGTCGACGTGCATCTCGGTCACCCAGTAGCGCAGCGAGTCCATGATCAGCTGCAGCGAGTGCGGGTGGCGGACGTTGAGCGAGTTGCCCGTGCCCGTGTAGTCCATGTAGTAGGTCGGGTCGTCTTCCATGAGCCGGTAGTAGGCCTGGTTGTCGATGCCCTTGAACGACAGGGTCGGCCCGAGGTGGTTGCCCTCGGCCGTGTGGTTGTAGACCACGTCGAGGATCACCTCGATGCCGGCCGCGTGCAGCGCCCGCACCATCGACTTGAACTCCTGCACCTGCTGGCCGAGCTCGCCCGTGGACGAGTACGCGTTGTGCGGCGCGAAGAACCCGATCGTGTTGTAGCCCCAGTAGTTCCGGAGGCCCTTCTCCAGCAGCGTGTTGTCCTGCACGAACTGGTGCACGGGCATCAGCTCGATGGCGGTCACGCCGAGGTGCTGCAGGTGGTCGATGACCGCGGGGTGCGCGATGCCGGCGTAGGTGCCGCGCAGCTCCTCGGGGATCCGCGGGTGCAGCTGCGTGAGGCCCTTGACGTGCGCCTCGTAGACCACGGTCTCGCTGTACGGCGTGCGGGGGAGGCGGTCGCCGTCCCAGTCGAAGAAGGGGTTGACCACGACGCCGAGCATCATGTGCGGGCCCGAGTCCTCGTCGTTGCGGCTGGACGGGTCGCCGAAGTCGTAGGCGAACAGCGACGGGTGCCAGTCGAACTCGCCGCAGGTGGCCTTGGCGTAGGGATCCAGCAGGAGCTTCGCGGGGTTCGACCGGTGGCCGTTCTCCGGCTCGTACGGCCCGGTCACCCGGTAGCCGTAGCGCTGACCCGGCTGCACGTGCGGGAGGTAGCAGTGCCAGACGTGGGCGTCGACCTCGGTGACGTCGACGCGGGTCTCGGTGCCGTCCTCCTCGATGAGGCACAGCTGCACCGACTCGGCGGCCTCGCTGAAGAGGGCGAAGTTCGTGCCGCTCCCGTCGAAGGTCGCTCCGAGCGGATAGGGGTTTCCGGGCCAGGTGTGCAAGTGGTCCTCCAGTTGGGTCGACTCGTCCTTCGACGGCGCACGCGTGCGCGGGTCCGTCGGGGGCGGGGCAGGCGGTGGATCCGCGTGGGCCGC
This is a stretch of genomic DNA from Clavibacter zhangzhiyongii. It encodes these proteins:
- a CDS encoding DNA polymerase IV, giving the protein MSRQDGSTRRTSDASADDSEATILHIDMDAFFAAVELLERPELRGTPVIVGGSSGRGVVTSATYEARRFGVRSAMPMAQALRLCPQATVIGGHMEKYAHWSKVVMGIFRDVTPLVEPLSIDEAFLDVAGARGLFGSPAEIGAMIRRRVHAETGLTCSVGAASTKFVAKLASTRCKPDGLLVIPAAETLPFLHALPVGALWGVGRTTEESLLRRGLRTVADIADTPLPALQSMLGESAGARLHDLSWGRDPRRVSTHREEKSMGHENTFHDDVTDPEIVRRELLGQATRVAERLRRAGLTARTVSLKLRYSDFRTITRSRTLSEPTDVARRIYDEIRDVYEQVARPGDRVRLVGVRAEQLDDADNRAVALWDADEGWREAERTVDQAAERFGRGAIGPASLLRKPGAKRATVSDPRSEAATRGTVRGHPPD
- the treY gene encoding malto-oligosyltrehalose synthase, whose amino-acid sequence is MRTPISTYRFQVRESFDLAAVAEQLPYVKDLGADWVYLSPILTAEPGSDHGYDVVDHSQVDPTRGGAAGLKAVADRAHELGMGVLVDIVPNHVGVATPVESLWWWDLLTHGTASRYADAFDIDWDFGRGKVRIPVLGDGESELDELQLVRGDDGTVELRYYDQRFPVAPGTAEDDADARAVHERQSYELVNWRRADAELNYRRFFAVNTLAGIRVELPRVFEESHQEISRWFREGLADGLRVDHPDGLLDPKGYLDDLARITGGAYVLVEKILEPGETLPTDWATAGTTGYDALAEIDRVLVDPDGQVELDHLDASLRGLPQGELTSWADMIRGTKRGIADGILRSEVLRLERLVEDAPADAADAIAELLATFPVYRSYLPGGIEHLEQAADAARRSRPDLVATVDALMPQLSDPTTLVAQRFQQTSGMVMAKGVEDTAFYRYSRLVSLNEVGADPSIFAIDVDDFHARQQERQRIAPHAMTTLSTHDTKRGEDVRARIDVLSETPEAWRDALGQLREVAPTGDGPFENLLWQTLVGTWPASRERLHAYAEKASREAGDSTTWTAPDEAFEERMHALVDAAFDDPRARTIVGGLYDRLSGPGWSNALAAKAIQLTAPGMPDVYQGSELWETSLVDPDNRREVDFGMRRAALDAVLTGAEPAIDETGAAKLLVTARALRLRRDHPELFTGYEPVRATGDAASHVIAFDRGGAITVATRLPVGLETGGGWGSTSLTLPEGELVDHVSGRRVDGGRVSVAALLADYPVAILAPASTAADITPGS
- the treZ gene encoding malto-oligosyltrehalose trehalohydrolase, encoding MTDDRFDIWAPKARTLALSVGDERLPLSPTGDGWWTLDAERAEALPSGDLDYGYLVDDSDTPLPDPRSRRQPEGVHGRSRTYDPSSFAWTDQAWTGRQLAGAVIYEMHIGTFTPEGTLDSAIDRLDHLVALGVDLVEVLPVNGFNGTHNWGYDGVLWYAVQETYGGPEAYQRFVDACHARGLGVVQDVVYNHLGPSGNYLPEFGPYLHEASANTWGSSLNLDGEDSGPVREYIIDNALMWLGDYHVDALRLDAVHALVDHTATHLLEELAVQVDVLSAHVGRPLTLIAESDLNDPELITSREAHGYGLDAQWSDDFHHAVHVALTGETTGYYEDFASLGALAKVITRGFFHDGTWSSFRGRVHGRPLDLERIPAHRLVVANQNHDQIGNRATGDRLTATLDEGGLALAAVLTLTSPFTPMLFMGEEWGATTPWQFFTSHPEHDLGEATAKGRIEEFAKMGWDESVVPNPQDLSTFQDSKLDWSELYGTAGGDSQHARLFALYSELIRLRRAHPDLTDPRFAEVEVEVHEEARLLVMDRGELSIVVNLSDEERRVPVVGERPALLLATASGVALGDDEVVLPARTAAILGPVADSAEALLA
- the glgX gene encoding glycogen debranching protein GlgX; the encoded protein is MHTWPGNPYPLGATFDGSGTNFALFSEAAESVQLCLIEEDGTETRVDVTEVDAHVWHCYLPHVQPGQRYGYRVTGPYEPENGHRSNPAKLLLDPYAKATCGEFDWHPSLFAYDFGDPSSRNDEDSGPHMMLGVVVNPFFDWDGDRLPRTPYSETVVYEAHVKGLTQLHPRIPEELRGTYAGIAHPAVIDHLQHLGVTAIELMPVHQFVQDNTLLEKGLRNYWGYNTIGFFAPHNAYSSTGELGQQVQEFKSMVRALHAAGIEVILDVVYNHTAEGNHLGPTLSFKGIDNQAYYRLMEDDPTYYMDYTGTGNSLNVRHPHSLQLIMDSLRYWVTEMHVDGFRFDLASALAREFYDVDKLATFFELVQQDPVVSQVKLIAEPWDVGPGGYQVGNFPPQWTEWNGKYRDTVRDFWRGEASSLGEFAARITGSADLYEHSGRRPVASINFITAHDGFTIADLVSYNEKHNEANGEDNNDGESHNRSWNMGVEGPTDDPRIATLRGRQQRNMLATMILSQGVPMILHGDELGRTQQGNNNTYAQDNEISWVHWDQADQPLAEFTASVVRLRKEHPTFRRGRFFDGRPVRRGEGEPLPDIVWLDADATPMVDDDWESGLRAIGMFLNGNGIRGRDRRGEDIYDTHFLLYFNAHDEPVSFTLPSDEYADAWETVIDTAGVGADSTALRASSVVDVAAKALVVLRAYTEPEVEPDHSVAASLAVLTHSQADRPAADPRSDIS
- a CDS encoding UDP-glucose dehydrogenase family protein; the encoded protein is MRISVIGCGYLGAVHAASMSRLGHEVVAVDVDAAKIAALQSGVAPFFEPGLPELLTEQLATGRLRFTTDIAEAAGARVHFVAVGTPQRRGENAADLTYVDAAIDALIPHLADGDVVAGKSTVPVGTARRLADRVHARVPGAILMWNPEFLREGFAIVDTLTPDRFVYGLPAGDAGEAARAALDEVYATALATGTARVTTDYETAELVKVSANAFLATKISFINAMAEVCEATGADVTQLADAIGYDDRIGRRFLNAGIGFGGGCLPKDIRAFMARAGELGADQALTFLREVDSINMRRRVRAVDVAREVCGGSLLGRNIAVLGLAFKPESDDVRDSPALSISAQLQLQGARVLATDPYANENSRRRFPELTYVDTWQEAARDADAVMVLTEWKQYRAIDPAELKAVVATPVIVDGRNCLDPVAWRAAGWRYRGMGRP